The following is a genomic window from Malus sylvestris chromosome 12, drMalSylv7.2, whole genome shotgun sequence.
gtatttgctttagaaaaATTTAGATATTATCTGATTGGGACTAAAGTTATTGTGTTttctgaccatgcagctttgaagtatctactcataaaaaaaaagatgcaaAACCGCGACTCATTTGATGGATACTtttacttcaagagtttgacttgTAGATCAAGGATAAGaaagggagtgagaatgttgtaGCAGATCATCTTAGCAGACTTGTGCATTCAAACACAGAGGAAGATCTCATCCCTTTACGTGAGAGTTTTTCGGATGAGCAATTGTTTTCATTAAAGGCTACTGACCCTTGGTATgcagatattatcaattacacGGCCACCAAAAAGATTTCGGATGATTTTACACGTGCTCAAAAAGATAAGCTTGTCAAAATCGCCAAATACTACAATtgggatgatccttatttgtggaaatattgccttGATCAATTGATTAGAAGGTGTGTCCCTGAATCTGAGTTTAAATCTATTCTAACTTTTTGTCATTCTTATGCATGTGACGGCCATTTTGGAGCAAAGAGGACATCTCTTAAGGTGTTAGAGAGTgatttttattggcctagtttGTTTAAGGATGCATACGACGTTTGTACAACATGTGATCATTGTCAACGAACAGGTAACTTGGGCCCAAGAAATCAAATGCCACAAACCCCTATTTTGATTGTTAAGATCTTTGATGTGTGGGGCACTGATTTCATGGGACCTTTTCCATCTTCTAAAGgttttctttacattttattgactgtggattatgtttctaaatgggtggaagcaaaagccaccaaaACTAATGATTCAAAAGTTGTTTCAGATTTTATTAAGAGTAACATCTTTGCAAGATTTGGAATACCTAGAGCAATCATCAGCGATGGAGGGAGTCACTTTTGCAATAGAACATTTGAAGCGTTGCTTAAGAAGTACAATGTCACACATAAGGTGTCTATACCCTATCACCAGCAAAATAGTGGTCAAGCAGAAGTATCAAACCATGAGGTGAAgcaaattttggagaaaactGTGAATCCTAGTAGGAAGGATTGGCGCATGCGCTtgaacgatgcattgtgggcatatAGGACTGCTTATAAGACTCctattggaatgtccccatttcaGTTAGTTTAAGGGAAAACATGCCGCCTTCCAGTAGAGTTGGAGCACAAAGCTTATTGGGCGATCAAAGCCTGCAACATGGACATGAGTCTTGCCGGATAACAgagaaagcttcaattgaatgagtTAGATGAAATCTGGAATGATGCATACGAGTCTAGTCGAATATACAACGAGAAATCAAAGGCatttcatgacaagatgatatcaAGGAAGAGCTTTGTCATTGGACAAAAAGTTCTTCTAtttaattctcgccttcggttattTCCAGGTAAGCTTCGTTCTCGATGGGTTAGTCCATTTGTTATAACTaatatttttcctcatggtgtAGTGGAAATCCAAAGTGCAAAGATCGGAAACATGTTCAAAGTGAATGGACATAGACTTAAGCCATATTACGAGTCTTTTGTGGATCATAATGTGGAGGTTGTACCCCTCCAAGAACCATCTCCCCTTGGATGATTACTCTTGGTACCGTCCGGCTGCAGACGTAAAAGTAAGCGtttattgggaggcaacccaatatttatattcattgtctttttatgtcattttcaattttctgtttgcttttgttttctgaattttcttgcatgctaaactgaattatttcttttctttgtaggAAAATTTGGTTAtgtccacccttgaagttgattgtaaAAGTGGAgtttgggggtcatcgcttgattttactgcaaattggGGAAGTTTTCAATCCaaatgctttattttgtttcttactattttatttatttttattttatgcattATTATGTTTTCtaacattggggacaatgtccaatTTAGGTTTGGGGGTAAGGATTGAAAAAAGcatcaaattgaaatttttctTCCCTTCGACTAAGAACTGGTTTGATTTGTTTCcatgttgtttctttttgttttcttaattagttttgtttactctaaaaaaaccaaaaaaacccaaaaaagagaaaattcggaagatttgaaaattcaaaaaatattgtcgtgttttatttattgttttgaattagattttgttagtttcctgacccaatgatataattggattgaatttgaaccatGGTGATCAAGAACTTAGTAAGCATGTGTTGTGTAAaattccttattctcttgtTAGCCTTGTATATGTttaatcatctttgaaaaaccaaatgcacataacCTTATTGATGTgactaaagcatgacttaaagcttcatatgtgaacatagtgaccatatacagcctatgtgagtttttgagcctattgaaagtgtgtgcatttttcatacactcatattctttcatgtgtgatgaactgataggagcatatttatgcgactgagttagcttgttctcatgcatttatgttgttatttcttagttaattatgtattttaagtattttcgtgtgtttgtaggtccataggccttataaatcaataagatgcattttggtgcattttggagcagttttgggcttggaatgaatagcacatgcatggagcaaggtggatagATGATATTGAAGACTAAAgcggctaggaatgtgttaaagagaaagaagaattaatgtaaaaaggacaaagagctcagccacaaaggggtgtcactccaccattcacctttccatcattgtcgtgcaccaccattgcactccctttggattcctatgtcgtgcatcatcatccatgttccctccattgactcatttgttgcatcattccacttcctttcctttgtctaccatgtgcacaatatccttccaccttcttgcactcattgattcaccacttactcacctttccacccatgtcatgcataatcacccttgtccccttcattatttcagatttcatgcatcattacattgaatcattgcactcaattgctacaccattccttgttccctccatcatttcagattcatgcatcattacattgaatcattgcactcaattgctacaccattccttgttccctccatcattttagatttcatgcatcattgtactcaattgctacaccactccatgttcccctccattgtcATGCACTTCctttataaaaggaagtgtgtgtaacataaattgaatcgtactttgttagatcattcactcccattttcaacacaaccttcatccaaacacatccattcctccatacaaacaaaccttcaaacactcacgaacatcttgtgccgtagcaaaagaagggaaggaaagtgcttggacgtgcttgctgtccaacttggatcgttggcacgtttaggtgttttctttcttttgtttctaatgtttaaattcatttcctttcgttttgttgtaaatatgagtggctaaacccctcttggctaggggtgatttcaaagccatgattatgtgtgcaatataatttgataaattccagttatgaactcttgaatcgtgaatgcaattggcttaactatttgattgataacttatttgtatttgttaattaagggttgacacttaattgtcatgcataaatccgttgctagaatatatagaagtttcacataatcattacaaacttatattcacatgtagtgaaggtcgcttataaacgatcgcattaagttcaattcctagcatgagtgacatgatgtcatagttgcaagtgctttgtcaatgcttatgattttcattaaatgtaatgatctttgattttatctctattatgatgtcatgtagggaacattagaagaatgttttgggttgtcaaatgatgtcatccaatttaataaaacaaggaaaatctgagagttaactagtgatgtcatggttaatttggaacattgtcattcataattcaatgaagtagtaactggaaatcgagttgtttgcatacatatcatgggtggagaaaaagcctctagctatcccatccatcatcttatttttcaaatttgttttacaatctgtctagttttttatacttgtttgtttgtttcaacttcgtccaaaactcaatcccctttacttgtctaattagttagaatctgttttaatttgtgtttttaaatgttttgattcaagtaaaagtcaattttcgtccaaagtcatttctagtgtctagtttaagtttatttagttgttttaagctgttttgagtattttaagtttgctttgagtcttgtgaatcttgttaagtgtttttaaatttagttttatgtttttgagtcagtttagaggttattagcaagccctcctaatccccggtctagaacgatccctacttttacttgtactacaattgtcaaaagagggttaaatttgtgtgttaagataattttcgcatcatgaACTTATGTGgcttacatctctagaacttgcataacgatctttcgaaatgtttgtcatttgattgcatgaacttgaaaagtatagaggcattaggtttatcaCCATGGTCCAAATGAGCATGTTtcctaaagaaaaatgatatcattagattttCAATTTGAGCCGTATATATtaagccttttatttcttatcaccagatatgtctacccttataccttaaacatttttccttaccctttccaagctagctagtgagcaatgtgagattgtttTATGAGAAATATTTGTGATGTACTTCGAAGGAGTTTTGAAAacgaataagtgtgggggtatttcaagTTTGTATTTAGTTATGTGCAAAatcgttcaaaaaaaaaaaaaaccaaaaaaagaagaagaagaaaaggaaaagaaaaattgtatacaaagcaaataaaaagtttttttaaGTTTCAGTTTAGGGGTGTGTGGTTGGAGGTATTAGCAGAGtggttggagagcttgagttcttataaatctcaacaagagaattgcttgcaatgtagcttggaacttgtgtttacctatcCTTTCATTTCTATAACCCTTTTCCTAAGCCTCATTAcaaccaataaaagtcctcttgatttaagttttgcaattatgattgtggatggaagcttatggtagatctttcacatttgattctttgagcaaaacatgttaaactaaacatatgtgtgattgagtgtatgTCCCATGAGAAGGTCACTAGTTTGCGTgtggtgttttaaaaaaaacttgaaattgcattagcatggctattacacacactacacttcaaggatgattaaAAGTTTCCTACTaac
Proteins encoded in this region:
- the LOC126592147 gene encoding uncharacterized protein LOC126592147; the encoded protein is MEIDGESVKFRIFNAMRYPRDFESCLSIDVFDYFVQDCFNEGVGQDNLEKALVYSITHGKLNYSKHIEEKLIQTMAALESFSQIHDGLVLWHIIFENGIEVDKSKVELVSSLPLPTTVREIKDKKGSENVVADHLSRLVHSNTEEDLIPLRESFSDEQLFSLKATDPWYADIINYTATKKISDDFTRAQKDKLVKIAKYYNWDDPYLWKYCLDQLIRRCVPESEFKSILTFCHSYACDGHFGAKRTSLKVLESDFYWPSLFKDAYDVCTTCDHCQRTAKATKTNDSKVVSDFIKSNIFARFGIPRAIISDGGSHFCNRTFEALLKKYNVTHKVSIPYHQQNSGQAEVSNHEVKQILEKTVNPSRKDWRMRLNDALWAYRTAYKTPIGMSPFHRIYNEKSKAFHDKMISRKSFVIGQKVLLFNSRLRLFPVEIQSAKIGNMFKVNGHRLKPYYESFVDHNVEVVPLQEPSPLG